Proteins encoded together in one Corallococcus soli window:
- a CDS encoding DUF2752 domain-containing protein, producing MKVTIPAPNRRLGTFEWIGLVGLGGLLVGRYVPVARLIPFWGCVLREHTGWPCLGCGLTRVADRVAHFNIPGAWEANPLGTVFALLFAAAAVVTLLHFLFALPIPEVELEEREWRWVRIAFPLVLLVNYAYVVVHTRFPHLLA from the coding sequence ATGAAGGTCACCATCCCCGCCCCCAACCGCCGGTTGGGTACATTCGAATGGATTGGGCTCGTAGGGCTCGGAGGGTTGCTCGTGGGACGGTACGTCCCCGTGGCGCGGCTCATCCCGTTCTGGGGCTGTGTGCTGCGCGAGCATACAGGCTGGCCCTGCCTGGGCTGTGGGCTGACCCGGGTGGCGGACCGCGTCGCGCACTTCAACATCCCGGGGGCCTGGGAGGCCAACCCGCTGGGCACCGTGTTCGCGCTGCTGTTCGCGGCGGCCGCGGTGGTGACGCTGCTGCACTTCCTCTTCGCGCTGCCCATCCCGGAGGTGGAGCTGGAGGAGCGCGAATGGCGGTGGGTGCGCATCGCGTTCCCGCTGGTGTTGCTCGTCAATTACGCCTACGTCGTCGTGCACACCCGCTTCCCGCACCTGCTGGCGTAG
- a CDS encoding FtsK/SpoIIIE family DNA translocase, which produces MTAAKKGGRAEKAVLSRQEIATKRKALANKKMKAGGAASPARRALVGVFVLAASLLALLAVATFDAHDRKGPGFHNAVGPMGHLIAETLRGALGVCAYFIPVGGIYTAVVLFVGNRERRRLPQIISLALLTCSVAVLSQLMFAKDKGWAHPPGGALGAGLGGLMEGMFSTVGTVILVTAISAAALIVGTQYTFFKLCSYVWAGLTVLGRRISESAHVFWEAQKVSYQARQERLAQEKEEEAAFLAELEAEEEELSEAERLAEEAEAAEAEAMAEEAVRLARQAEKEQAANAKKALKESREKPERKPVREEALEDDDAQDEQPSLPPERAERRPPGADPAWAASFLAPQPQLPASTEGAEPPRRTRKTPQIVTPPSAPSSPPVPAAALAAPVVEAPAKPLVADKAEKPVAASPGNALVPAPPSALARMPLIVEPKAPPKPTAVKRPQDQFEFVGDRKSFSLPPLDVLEADKKERTALDKDAFLVTAEKLRAKLADFGIVGEVVEIRPGPVVTMYEFLPGPGIKVSKIAALQDDLAMAMEAMRVRIVAPIPGKGVVGIEVPNRDRETVFLKEIAEQDTFQKSASKLTMCVGKDIEGMPYVFDLVKAPHLLIAGTTGSGKSVAVNAMIMSILLKATPEEVRFIMVDPKMLELSVYEGIPHLLLPVVTDPKKAALALRWAVEEMERRYQLLSEAGVRNIAGYNKLVETSASEVKAAAPAPAAKKKTKPKKLFVVDVEGSTVPAASASDGMGVAAPREDDSDELREAIVSEPAPDLEADGEVDAEFEEEGDAPEQVEAAGEAKKELKKLPYIVVIIDELADLMMVASREVETYVARLAQMARAAGIHLMVATQRPSTDVVTGIIKANFPTRISFMLRSKPDSMTILGTVGAEALLGMGDMLIMPPTSAHLQRVHGAYVSEQEIKKAVDHLKAQGKPVFDESILKPRDEDVEGGEQEDELSDELYDQALAAVSEMRSVSISMLQRKMRIGYNRAARMIERMERDGVVGPADGAKPREVLLRGLGDMPGAGAM; this is translated from the coding sequence ATGACAGCGGCCAAGAAGGGTGGTCGGGCGGAGAAGGCAGTGCTCTCCCGACAGGAAATCGCGACCAAGCGCAAGGCGCTCGCGAACAAGAAAATGAAGGCGGGAGGGGCAGCCAGCCCGGCCAGGAGGGCGCTCGTGGGCGTCTTCGTCCTGGCCGCCTCGCTGCTCGCCTTGCTGGCGGTCGCCACGTTCGACGCGCACGACCGGAAGGGCCCCGGCTTCCACAACGCGGTGGGGCCCATGGGCCACCTCATCGCGGAGACGCTGCGCGGCGCGCTGGGGGTGTGCGCCTACTTCATCCCCGTGGGTGGCATCTACACCGCCGTGGTGCTGTTCGTGGGCAACCGCGAGCGGCGCCGCCTGCCGCAGATCATCTCCCTGGCGCTGCTCACGTGCAGCGTGGCGGTGCTCTCGCAGCTCATGTTCGCCAAGGACAAGGGCTGGGCGCACCCACCGGGCGGCGCCCTGGGCGCGGGCCTGGGCGGGCTGATGGAGGGCATGTTCTCCACGGTCGGCACCGTCATCCTCGTCACCGCCATCAGCGCGGCGGCGCTCATCGTGGGCACGCAGTACACGTTCTTCAAGCTGTGCTCCTACGTGTGGGCCGGGCTCACCGTGCTGGGCCGCCGCATCTCCGAATCCGCGCACGTCTTCTGGGAGGCGCAGAAGGTGTCCTACCAGGCCCGCCAGGAGCGGCTCGCGCAGGAGAAGGAGGAGGAGGCCGCCTTCCTCGCCGAGCTGGAGGCCGAGGAGGAGGAGCTCTCCGAGGCCGAGCGTCTGGCCGAGGAGGCCGAGGCCGCCGAAGCGGAGGCCATGGCCGAGGAGGCCGTGCGCCTCGCGCGGCAGGCGGAGAAGGAGCAGGCCGCCAACGCGAAGAAGGCCCTCAAGGAGTCGCGCGAGAAGCCGGAGCGGAAGCCCGTTCGCGAAGAGGCGCTGGAGGACGACGACGCGCAGGACGAGCAGCCGTCCCTGCCCCCGGAGCGCGCCGAGCGCCGCCCGCCGGGCGCGGATCCCGCCTGGGCCGCGTCCTTCCTCGCCCCCCAGCCGCAGCTCCCCGCGTCCACCGAAGGCGCCGAGCCCCCGCGCCGCACCCGCAAGACGCCGCAGATCGTCACCCCGCCCTCCGCGCCGTCCTCGCCCCCCGTGCCCGCCGCGGCGCTCGCCGCCCCGGTGGTGGAAGCCCCGGCGAAGCCCCTGGTGGCGGACAAGGCGGAGAAGCCCGTCGCGGCCTCGCCCGGCAACGCGCTCGTCCCCGCGCCGCCCTCCGCGCTGGCGCGCATGCCCCTCATCGTGGAGCCCAAGGCCCCGCCCAAGCCCACCGCGGTGAAGCGGCCACAGGACCAGTTCGAGTTCGTCGGTGACCGCAAGAGCTTCTCCCTGCCGCCGCTGGACGTGCTGGAGGCGGACAAGAAGGAGCGCACCGCGCTGGACAAGGACGCGTTCCTCGTCACGGCGGAGAAGCTGCGCGCGAAGCTCGCGGACTTCGGCATCGTGGGCGAGGTGGTCGAAATCCGCCCCGGCCCCGTCGTCACCATGTACGAGTTCCTGCCCGGCCCCGGCATCAAGGTCAGCAAGATCGCCGCGCTCCAGGACGACCTGGCCATGGCGATGGAGGCCATGCGCGTGCGCATCGTCGCCCCCATCCCCGGCAAGGGCGTGGTCGGCATCGAAGTCCCCAACCGCGACCGCGAGACGGTCTTCCTCAAGGAGATCGCCGAACAGGACACGTTCCAGAAGAGCGCCAGCAAGCTCACCATGTGCGTGGGCAAGGACATCGAAGGCATGCCGTACGTCTTCGACCTGGTGAAGGCGCCCCACCTGCTCATCGCGGGCACCACCGGCTCCGGCAAGTCCGTGGCGGTGAACGCGATGATCATGAGCATCCTCCTCAAGGCCACGCCCGAGGAGGTCCGCTTCATCATGGTGGACCCGAAGATGCTGGAGCTCTCCGTCTACGAGGGCATCCCGCACCTGCTGCTCCCCGTCGTCACGGACCCCAAGAAGGCCGCGCTCGCGCTGCGCTGGGCCGTGGAGGAGATGGAGCGCCGCTACCAGCTGCTGTCCGAGGCGGGCGTGCGCAACATCGCCGGCTACAACAAACTGGTGGAGACCAGCGCGTCGGAGGTGAAGGCCGCCGCGCCCGCGCCCGCCGCGAAGAAGAAGACGAAGCCCAAGAAGCTCTTCGTCGTGGACGTGGAGGGCAGCACCGTGCCCGCCGCCTCCGCGAGCGACGGCATGGGCGTGGCCGCCCCGCGCGAGGACGACTCCGACGAGCTGCGTGAGGCCATCGTCTCCGAGCCGGCCCCCGACCTGGAGGCCGACGGCGAGGTGGACGCGGAGTTCGAGGAGGAGGGCGACGCGCCCGAGCAGGTGGAGGCCGCTGGCGAGGCCAAGAAGGAGCTCAAGAAGCTGCCCTACATCGTGGTCATCATCGACGAGCTCGCCGACCTGATGATGGTCGCGAGCCGCGAGGTGGAGACCTACGTCGCGCGGCTGGCGCAGATGGCGCGCGCGGCCGGCATCCACCTGATGGTCGCGACGCAGCGTCCGTCCACGGACGTCGTCACCGGCATCATCAAGGCCAACTTCCCCACGCGCATCAGCTTCATGCTGCGCTCGAAGCCGGACTCGATGACGATCCTCGGCACGGTGGGCGCGGAGGCCCTCTTGGGCATGGGCGACATGCTCATCATGCCGCCCACGAGCGCCCACCTGCAGCGCGTGCACGGCGCCTACGTGTCCGAGCAGGAGATCAAGAAGGCGGTGGACCACCTCAAGGCCCAGGGCAAGCCCGTCTTCGACGAGTCCATCCTCAAGCCGCGCGACGAGGACGTGGAGGGCGGAGAGCAGGAGGACGAACTGTCCGACGAACTCTACGACCAGGCGCTCGCGGCGGTCAGCGAGATGCGCTCGGTCTCCATCTCCATGCTCCAGCGCAAGATGCGCATCGGCTACAACCGCGCGGCGCGCATGATCGAGCGCATGGAGCGCGACGGCGTGGTGGGCCCCGCGGACGGCGCCAAGCCCCGCGAGGTGCTGCTGCGCGGCCTGGGCGACATGCCGGGCGCCGGGGCGATGTAG
- a CDS encoding antibiotic biosynthesis monooxygenase family protein codes for MIVAISRFRAPPEEADGWVQRLQERSRRVDGYAGFLGLEVLRSFERSPEILLVTRWTDREAMKAYFQSEDFQRARGASASQEDASFALYEVVAT; via the coding sequence ATGATCGTCGCCATCTCCCGCTTCCGCGCCCCGCCCGAAGAGGCCGACGGCTGGGTCCAGCGCCTCCAGGAGCGCTCGCGGAGGGTGGACGGCTACGCGGGCTTCCTGGGCCTGGAGGTGCTGCGCTCGTTCGAGCGCTCGCCTGAAATCCTGCTGGTGACGCGCTGGACGGACCGCGAGGCGATGAAGGCCTATTTCCAGTCCGAGGACTTCCAGCGGGCCCGAGGGGCCAGCGCGTCCCAGGAGGACGCCTCCTTCGCGCTGTACGAGGTCGTGGCCACATGA
- a CDS encoding radical SAM protein, with protein MEGRYELIEHVCSLLADEQGTLRKEAPYRVALCYPSPYHVGMSSLGYQAIYREVHEHAGATAERVFLPDDVETYKRTRTPLFTWESQAPVSGFAMLAFSVAYELELTGLFTMLELSGLPVLAAERTARHPLVVAGGPLTFSNPDPLEPFVDVLVQGEAEDLIHVLLEAAASMEREALLEHLSRIPGFRVPGRGGARYHVAKATDARLPARTQIITPHTELRSMFLIEPERGCSRGCHYCVMRRTTNGGMRTVPPERILSLIPAHAKRVGLVGAAVTDHPRIVELLRTLVDAGREVGVSSLRADRLTQELVDQLRRGGATNLTVAADGASQKMRDLVDRKHSEEQIVRAARFARTAGMKQLKVYNVVGLPHEDDADIDELIRFTTELSRILPVALGVAPFVAKRNTPLDGAPFAGLREVENKLERLRKGLRGRAEVRPTSARWAWVEYMLAQCGPEAGLAAMDAWRAGGSFAAWKRAFQERECVPYLARRVEDGRRQPTVWPIVPGRPPPQPSAA; from the coding sequence ATGGAGGGCCGATACGAACTCATCGAGCACGTCTGTTCGCTTCTGGCGGACGAGCAGGGGACGCTCCGCAAGGAGGCGCCCTACCGGGTCGCGCTCTGCTACCCGAGCCCCTACCACGTGGGCATGAGCTCGCTGGGGTACCAGGCCATCTACCGGGAGGTGCATGAGCACGCCGGCGCGACCGCCGAGCGTGTCTTCCTTCCCGATGATGTCGAGACATACAAGAGAACACGGACGCCATTGTTTACCTGGGAATCCCAGGCGCCGGTGTCTGGTTTTGCAATGCTTGCCTTCTCTGTGGCGTATGAGTTGGAGCTCACAGGGTTGTTCACGATGTTGGAGTTGTCTGGTTTGCCGGTTCTTGCGGCGGAACGGACGGCAAGGCATCCGCTGGTGGTGGCGGGCGGTCCGCTGACGTTCTCCAACCCGGACCCGCTGGAGCCCTTCGTGGACGTGCTGGTCCAGGGCGAGGCGGAGGACCTCATCCACGTGCTGCTGGAGGCCGCGGCGTCCATGGAGCGCGAGGCGCTGCTGGAGCACCTGTCGCGGATCCCCGGCTTCCGGGTGCCCGGGCGGGGCGGGGCGCGCTACCATGTGGCGAAGGCGACGGACGCCCGGCTGCCGGCCCGGACGCAGATCATCACGCCGCACACGGAGCTTCGCTCGATGTTCCTCATCGAGCCGGAGCGGGGCTGCTCGCGCGGCTGCCACTACTGCGTGATGCGCCGGACGACGAATGGCGGCATGCGCACGGTGCCCCCGGAGCGCATCCTGTCGCTCATCCCCGCCCATGCGAAGCGCGTGGGGCTGGTGGGCGCGGCGGTGACGGATCATCCCCGCATCGTGGAGCTGCTGCGCACCCTGGTGGACGCGGGGCGGGAGGTGGGCGTGTCCTCGCTGCGCGCGGACCGGCTCACGCAGGAACTGGTGGACCAGCTGCGGCGGGGTGGGGCGACGAACCTCACGGTGGCCGCGGACGGGGCTTCGCAGAAGATGCGGGACCTGGTGGACCGCAAGCATTCCGAGGAGCAGATCGTCCGCGCGGCCCGCTTCGCCCGCACGGCGGGGATGAAGCAGCTCAAGGTCTACAACGTGGTGGGGCTGCCGCATGAGGACGACGCGGACATCGACGAGCTGATCCGCTTCACCACCGAGCTGTCCCGCATCCTGCCCGTGGCGCTGGGGGTCGCGCCCTTCGTGGCCAAGCGCAACACGCCGCTGGATGGGGCGCCCTTCGCGGGCCTGCGCGAGGTGGAGAACAAGCTGGAGCGGCTGCGCAAGGGCCTGCGCGGTCGGGCCGAGGTGCGGCCCACCTCCGCGCGCTGGGCCTGGGTGGAGTACATGCTGGCCCAGTGCGGCCCGGAGGCGGGGCTCGCGGCGATGGACGCCTGGCGCGCGGGAGGCTCCTTCGCCGCCTGGAAGCGGGCCTTCCAGGAGCGCGAGTGCGTCCCGTACCTGGCCCGCCGGGTGGAAGACGGGCGCAGGCAGCCCACGGTGTGGCCCATCGTGCCGGGACGCCCCCCTCCCCAGCCGTCCGCCGCCTGA
- the plsY gene encoding glycerol-3-phosphate 1-O-acyltransferase PlsY: MLSAFLLLGYLCGSVPFGVLLTRWLLGVDVRASGSGNIGATNVTRVAGKKLGAVVLLLDAVKGAVPVGLALHWLPGDALAHALVGLAAVLGHVYPVWLKLKGGKGVATALGVLCVLVPTAALAGAAIYGLVVAKWRVSSVGSLSAAVVAIVTAFLTARSRDYVLLTAGLFVLMLWTHRSNLQRLARRTEHRL, encoded by the coding sequence GTGCTCTCAGCCTTCCTCCTGCTGGGCTACCTCTGCGGCTCCGTGCCCTTCGGCGTGCTGCTGACGCGGTGGCTGCTCGGCGTGGACGTGCGCGCCAGCGGAAGCGGCAACATCGGCGCGACCAATGTCACGCGCGTGGCCGGCAAGAAGCTGGGCGCGGTGGTGCTGCTCCTGGACGCGGTCAAGGGCGCGGTGCCGGTGGGACTGGCCCTGCACTGGCTGCCCGGGGACGCGCTGGCGCACGCGCTGGTGGGGCTGGCCGCGGTGCTGGGGCACGTGTACCCGGTGTGGCTCAAGCTCAAGGGCGGCAAGGGCGTGGCCACGGCGCTGGGCGTGCTGTGCGTGCTGGTGCCCACGGCGGCGCTCGCCGGGGCGGCCATCTACGGGCTGGTGGTGGCGAAGTGGCGCGTCAGTTCGGTGGGGTCGCTGTCCGCCGCCGTCGTCGCCATCGTCACCGCGTTCCTCACCGCGCGCTCCCGCGACTACGTGCTGCTCACCGCGGGCCTATTCGTCCTCATGCTCTGGACGCACCGGAGCAACCTGCAGCGGCTCGCCCGGCGCACCGAGCACCGGCTTTGA
- a CDS encoding TonB-dependent receptor — protein MQVKHVLRETGVVLAAGLLYGSAAFAQSSVILGTVINTEDKKPAADVVVTATSPNLQGEQIVVTDAQGNYRIPQLPPGTYTLRFEKETFKPYARPEIQLLLNRTIRVNVELLPDSFTSTVDVIGSPPTIDVGSTNTGVNVDQEFIKRIAVARPVGKGGATRSFESLAELAPGAQSDQYGVSINGTTSPENGYVVDGLSTNDPAFGVNASPLSIEFVQDVNIITGGYMPEFGRSTGGVINAVTRSGSNEFHGSVFANWTPGATEGKRKLVIEDGTTVTGLNALSNLGDFGATLGGPILKDKLWFFAGFTPAFQRYEHTRALNAFTLNDDGDIATDANGFSVVQEIPGSQRKYFADSRTIQYMGKLTYLINQDHNVSFSLNGTPTVSGGLGKLSISPRTGGLPGAQTTRPGDIGQTENRANSTGLGLKYAGAFLDKKILIDANAGWFHQTASTPPADGSAIGDTTGLAGYALAQYTGQRSLTTFESIPNAAEFCGTTAAEQEVRCPATNYRVGGPGFMSEATLDRYQINAKGTYLLNALGTHVFKAGVDAEFLTYDQKKAYSGGVFWQESSARTREGVIVPIWSDNRRYGYQTAPDSPVFETLQQSSTSGTTIGGFLQDSWSIANRVTLNLGVRYDVQSMYGGDGNLALQLGNQWSPRLGAVLDPFANGRAKLFVNFARYYEQVPLNMMDRAFPGERRFGARRFLAEPGGTGGCDPSTLEGQRGACADPNLVVPRAENSLNANELYSGGLVQNQAVDPDISPQSSDEFVVGGEYELLANTRLGATYTHRNMGKVIEDMSRDDGNTYFLGNPGSGFAKEFPTPVRDYDAVTVYLNRTFTDGWLAQANYTWSRLYGNYPGLFRPENNQLDPNILADFDLIELLNNRTGLLPFDRTHAIKVFGAKEINFSNALSASIGLSYRGNSGQPINYLGAYPNYGQDETFVLPRGTGGRTPWINSVDSNVGVNYRISKDNVVTFTLDVFNLFNFQGVDSVDESYTFSEVLPVFDVATQTPGTAADLPSGDNPGRVPIAGGEPGEFLSAEDVNKNFKNPDRYQAPRQIRFGVRYTF, from the coding sequence ATGCAAGTGAAACACGTACTTCGGGAAACCGGAGTTGTCCTTGCTGCGGGTCTTCTGTACGGATCAGCAGCTTTCGCGCAGTCCAGCGTCATTCTCGGCACTGTCATCAACACGGAGGACAAGAAGCCGGCGGCCGATGTCGTTGTCACGGCCACCTCACCCAACCTGCAGGGCGAGCAGATCGTGGTTACCGACGCTCAGGGTAACTACCGTATTCCCCAGCTGCCCCCGGGCACGTACACGCTGCGGTTCGAGAAGGAGACGTTCAAGCCTTACGCCCGCCCGGAAATCCAGCTGCTCCTCAATCGCACCATCCGTGTGAACGTGGAGCTTCTGCCGGACAGCTTCACGTCGACGGTGGACGTCATCGGCAGCCCGCCGACGATCGATGTCGGTTCCACGAACACTGGCGTGAACGTGGATCAGGAGTTCATCAAGCGCATCGCGGTGGCCCGTCCGGTGGGCAAGGGTGGCGCGACGCGCTCCTTTGAGTCCCTGGCCGAGCTCGCCCCGGGCGCCCAGTCCGACCAGTACGGCGTGTCCATCAACGGCACGACCTCGCCCGAGAACGGCTACGTGGTGGACGGTCTGTCCACGAACGACCCGGCCTTCGGCGTGAACGCCAGCCCGCTGAGCATCGAGTTCGTGCAGGACGTGAACATCATCACCGGCGGTTACATGCCGGAGTTCGGTCGCTCCACGGGCGGTGTCATCAACGCGGTGACCCGGTCGGGCTCCAACGAGTTCCACGGCTCCGTGTTCGCCAACTGGACCCCGGGCGCCACGGAAGGCAAGCGGAAGCTGGTCATCGAGGACGGCACCACGGTCACCGGCCTGAACGCCCTGAGCAACCTGGGCGACTTCGGCGCGACCCTCGGTGGTCCCATCCTGAAGGACAAGCTCTGGTTCTTCGCGGGCTTCACGCCTGCGTTCCAGCGCTATGAGCACACCCGTGCGCTCAACGCCTTCACCCTGAACGACGATGGCGACATCGCGACGGATGCGAACGGCTTCAGCGTGGTCCAGGAGATCCCTGGGTCGCAGCGGAAGTACTTCGCGGACTCGCGCACCATCCAGTACATGGGTAAGTTGACGTACCTCATCAACCAGGACCACAACGTGTCGTTCTCCTTGAACGGCACCCCGACCGTGTCGGGTGGTCTGGGCAAGCTGTCCATCAGCCCCCGTACGGGTGGTCTGCCGGGTGCGCAGACGACGCGTCCCGGGGACATCGGCCAGACCGAGAACCGCGCGAACTCCACGGGTCTCGGCCTGAAGTACGCCGGCGCCTTCCTGGACAAGAAGATCCTGATCGACGCGAACGCCGGTTGGTTCCACCAGACCGCTTCCACGCCTCCGGCGGACGGCAGCGCCATTGGTGACACGACGGGCCTGGCGGGTTATGCGCTGGCGCAGTACACGGGGCAGCGTTCGCTGACCACGTTCGAGAGCATCCCGAACGCGGCTGAGTTCTGCGGCACGACCGCGGCGGAGCAGGAAGTGCGCTGCCCGGCGACGAACTACCGGGTCGGTGGCCCGGGCTTCATGTCCGAAGCCACGCTGGACCGCTACCAGATCAACGCGAAGGGCACCTACCTGCTCAATGCGCTGGGCACGCACGTCTTCAAGGCGGGCGTGGACGCGGAGTTCCTGACCTACGACCAGAAGAAGGCGTACTCGGGCGGCGTGTTCTGGCAGGAATCGTCGGCGCGTACCCGCGAGGGCGTCATCGTCCCGATCTGGTCCGACAACCGCCGCTACGGTTACCAGACGGCGCCGGACTCGCCGGTCTTCGAGACCCTGCAGCAGTCGTCGACGAGCGGCACCACCATCGGTGGCTTCCTTCAGGACAGCTGGTCGATCGCCAACCGCGTCACCCTGAACCTGGGCGTCCGCTACGACGTGCAGTCGATGTACGGCGGTGACGGCAACCTGGCGCTGCAGCTCGGCAACCAGTGGTCGCCCCGTCTCGGCGCCGTGTTGGATCCGTTCGCCAACGGCCGTGCGAAGCTGTTCGTCAACTTCGCCCGGTACTACGAGCAGGTTCCGCTCAACATGATGGACCGCGCCTTCCCGGGCGAGCGTCGCTTCGGTGCGCGCCGCTTCCTGGCGGAGCCGGGTGGGACGGGTGGTTGCGATCCGTCGACGCTGGAAGGTCAGCGTGGCGCCTGCGCGGACCCGAACCTCGTCGTTCCCCGCGCGGAAAACAGCCTGAACGCGAACGAGCTGTACAGCGGTGGTCTGGTGCAGAACCAGGCCGTCGACCCGGACATCTCGCCGCAGTCCTCCGATGAGTTCGTGGTCGGTGGTGAGTACGAGCTCCTGGCCAACACCCGTCTCGGTGCCACCTACACGCACCGCAACATGGGCAAGGTCATCGAGGACATGAGCCGCGACGACGGCAACACGTACTTCCTCGGCAACCCCGGCAGCGGCTTCGCCAAGGAGTTCCCGACGCCGGTTCGTGACTACGACGCGGTCACCGTCTACCTGAACCGCACGTTCACGGACGGCTGGCTGGCGCAGGCGAACTACACGTGGTCCCGCCTGTACGGCAACTACCCCGGTCTGTTCCGTCCGGAGAACAACCAGCTCGATCCGAACATCCTCGCGGACTTCGACCTGATTGAGCTTCTGAACAACCGCACGGGCCTGCTGCCCTTCGACCGTACGCACGCCATCAAGGTGTTCGGCGCCAAGGAGATCAACTTCTCCAACGCGCTGTCCGCCAGCATCGGTCTGTCCTACCGCGGCAACTCGGGCCAGCCGATCAACTACCTCGGCGCCTACCCGAACTACGGCCAGGACGAGACGTTCGTCCTGCCGCGCGGCACCGGTGGTCGCACCCCGTGGATCAACAGCGTCGACTCCAACGTGGGCGTCAACTACCGCATCAGCAAGGACAACGTCGTCACCTTCACCCTGGACGTGTTCAACCTCTTCAACTTCCAGGGCGTGGACAGCGTGGACGAGTCCTACACGTTCTCCGAGGTCCTCCCGGTGTTCGACGTGGCGACCCAGACCCCCGGTACGGCGGCTGACCTGCCCTCGGGTGACAACCCTGGCCGCGTTCCCATCGCGGGGGGCGAACCGGGCGAATTCCTGAGCGCCGAGGACGTGAACAAGAACTTCAAGAACCCCGACCGCTACCAGGCCCCGCGGCAGATCCGCTTCGGTGTCCGGTACACGTTCTAA
- a CDS encoding DUF4920 domain-containing protein: MHMLRSALLTLVAVPLVALAAEKTPAPAKAAAEKSDCHHPAEAKASEAAKAANTGWTLTRGDALKGEPTVKLAELLARPQAHDGKSVRVEGQVRKACEKKGCWMELAQDAKSPGVRVTFKDYGFFVPLDSAGSQARVEGVVKVAELSDAHAKHYEAEGAIVPRGADGKPREVQLVASGVELRRP; this comes from the coding sequence ATGCACATGCTCCGCTCCGCCCTGCTGACGCTGGTCGCCGTTCCCCTCGTGGCCCTCGCGGCGGAGAAGACGCCCGCGCCCGCCAAGGCCGCCGCCGAGAAGAGCGACTGCCACCACCCCGCCGAGGCGAAGGCCTCCGAGGCCGCCAAGGCCGCGAACACCGGCTGGACGCTCACCCGGGGCGACGCCCTCAAGGGCGAGCCCACCGTGAAGCTCGCGGAGCTGCTCGCCAGGCCCCAGGCCCACGACGGCAAGTCCGTGCGCGTGGAGGGCCAGGTGCGCAAGGCCTGTGAGAAGAAGGGCTGCTGGATGGAGCTGGCCCAGGACGCCAAGAGCCCGGGCGTGCGCGTGACGTTCAAGGACTACGGCTTCTTCGTCCCGCTGGACTCCGCGGGCTCGCAGGCGCGCGTGGAGGGCGTGGTGAAGGTCGCGGAGCTGAGCGACGCCCACGCGAAGCACTACGAGGCCGAGGGCGCCATCGTCCCGCGCGGCGCCGACGGCAAGCCGCGCGAAGTCCAGCTCGTGGCCTCCGGCGTCGAGCTGCGCCGCCCGTAA
- a CDS encoding THUMP domain-containing class I SAM-dependent RNA methyltransferase, with amino-acid sequence MAERLALFATAARGTEDLLAEELKELGARRIRQDRGGVRFMAALDEALNVCLWSRIAMRVLYPLGEFEAPGAQGLYDAVASVPWEEHLTTNVTFAVDANLKDTEHAHSGFVALKVKDAIVDRLRDKLGSRPDVDTRNPDVSVVAHLVKEKLSLSLDLVGDPLHRRGYRVRPTPAPLKENLAAALLRAAGYTGQEALVDPMCGSGTIVIEGGLIARRRAPGIGRSFAVERWPHMGPRARELLADLRADARRNERKVEVPILGFDKSEEALEAADRNVKAAKLGEEVQLAEGDATKLGPLPEGGGLILTNPPYGDRLGSGGQKGMKTFYFKLGDSLRALPGWRVWVLSGNPAFESAFHSRPMIRRDVWNGPIPCTLLGYRAPAGLSKPVLGAPGEPLQVAPVRPEHEDE; translated from the coding sequence ATGGCTGAACGTCTTGCCCTATTCGCCACCGCCGCACGCGGCACCGAGGACCTGCTGGCCGAGGAGTTGAAGGAACTCGGCGCCAGGCGCATCCGCCAGGACCGCGGCGGCGTGCGCTTCATGGCCGCGCTCGACGAGGCCCTCAACGTCTGCCTCTGGTCCCGCATCGCCATGCGCGTGCTCTACCCGCTGGGCGAGTTCGAGGCCCCGGGCGCGCAGGGGCTCTACGACGCCGTGGCCAGCGTGCCGTGGGAGGAGCACCTCACCACGAACGTCACGTTCGCGGTGGACGCCAACCTGAAGGACACCGAGCACGCGCACTCGGGCTTCGTGGCGCTGAAGGTGAAGGACGCCATCGTGGACCGGCTGCGCGACAAGCTGGGCTCCCGGCCGGACGTGGACACGCGCAACCCGGACGTGTCCGTGGTGGCGCACCTGGTGAAGGAGAAGCTGTCGCTGTCCCTGGACCTGGTGGGTGACCCGCTGCACCGGCGCGGCTACCGCGTGCGCCCCACCCCCGCGCCCCTCAAGGAGAACCTGGCCGCGGCCCTGCTGCGCGCAGCGGGCTACACCGGCCAGGAGGCCCTGGTGGATCCGATGTGCGGCTCGGGCACCATCGTCATCGAGGGCGGCCTCATCGCCCGCAGGCGCGCCCCGGGCATCGGCCGCAGCTTCGCGGTGGAGCGCTGGCCGCACATGGGCCCCCGGGCGCGCGAGCTGCTCGCGGACCTGCGCGCGGACGCGCGGCGCAACGAGCGCAAGGTGGAGGTGCCCATCCTCGGCTTCGACAAGAGCGAGGAGGCCCTGGAGGCCGCGGACCGCAACGTGAAGGCGGCGAAGCTGGGGGAGGAGGTCCAGCTCGCGGAGGGCGACGCGACGAAGCTCGGGCCCCTCCCGGAGGGCGGCGGGCTCATCCTCACCAACCCGCCCTACGGCGACCGGCTGGGCTCCGGCGGACAGAAGGGCATGAAGACCTTCTACTTCAAGCTGGGCGACTCGCTGCGCGCGCTGCCGGGCTGGCGCGTGTGGGTGCTGTCCGGCAACCCCGCCTTCGAGAGCGCCTTCCACTCCCGTCCGATGATCCGCCGCGACGTGTGGAACGGCCCCATTCCCTGCACCCTCCTGGGCTACCGCGCCCCGGCCGGCCTCTCAAAGCCGGTGCTCGGTGCGCCGGGCGAGCCGCTGCAGGTTGCTCCGGTGCGTCCAGAGCATGAGGACGAATAG